The following coding sequences are from one Salvia hispanica cultivar TCC Black 2014 chromosome 3, UniMelb_Shisp_WGS_1.0, whole genome shotgun sequence window:
- the LOC125212075 gene encoding methyltransferase-like protein 22 isoform X2, producing MNLVRGKVYEVDGDGDLVVTRRRKPLKDSFVIFIQHSITSSIPRVGLQVWRAELVLADFVLHMTYNKSSGFDGVVAIELGSGTGLVGMLLARAANTVFITDKGDEVLENCAKNVNLNAGNFHHEASIYVRELDWNHPWPPVVVVDPPSKQSFDWISSELEKLQSASLLLAADVIYSDDLTDAFFSCLEAIISSSSEKVLFLALEKRYNFSIDDLDVVANGYSHFRSYLKVEEEEGDALENEFPQRFVGRPINLEEIPQYVHEYERGNDVEIWKIRYAGPKR from the exons ATGAATTTAGTGCGTGGGAAAGTCTATGAAGttgatggagatggagatttGGTTGTAACTCGAAGACGGA AACCTTTGAAGGATTCTTTTGTTATCTTTATACAGCATAGCATCACTTCTTCAATACCAAGAGTTGGGCTCCAG GTTTGGAGAGCAGAATTGGTTCTAGCTGACTTTGTGCTGCATATGACATATAATAAGTCATCCGGTTTTGATGGGGTTGTTGCAATCGAGCTTGGTTCTGGCACTG GGTTAGTCGGAATGTTACTTGCCCGTGCTGCTAATACTGTATTCATAACTG ATAAGGGTGATGAAGTACTTGAAAACTGTGCCAAGAATGTTAATCTTAATGCTGGAAACTTCCACCACGAGGCTTCTATCTATGTACGTGAACTGGATTGGAACCATCCCTGGCCACCAGTGGTTGTGGTAGATCCTCCATCTAAACAGAG CTTTGATTGGATCTCATCAGAGCTGGAAAAGCTTCAGAGTGCTTCTTTGCTCTTAGCTGCTGATGTTATCTACAGTGACGACTTAACTGATGCCTTCTTCAGTTGTTTAGAAGCAATCATATCCAGTAGTTCAGAAAAG gTGCTATTCCTTGCTCTGGAGAAGCGATACAACTTCTCCATCGATGATCTTGATGTTGTTGCAAATGGCTACTCACACTTTCGAAGTTATCTTAAAGTCGAGGAAG AGGAGGGGGATGCTCTTGAAAATGAATTTCCACAGAGATTTGTCGGTAGGCCGATAAACCTGGAAGAGATTCCTCAGTACGTTCATGAGTACGAACGGGGAAACGACGTAGAGATTTGGAAGATTAGATATGCTGGGCCCAAGCGTTGA
- the LOC125209912 gene encoding uncharacterized protein LOC125209912, which yields MDEEHWLSHENACWPRTHSSLKYDRFTHYNVGPRRSKAPIWRQIWRKFRKEKKRIFGCSNSMRFTYDPHSYSQNFDQGPLSADDHHVLLTSFSARFAVPSRIFDNPRFMV from the coding sequence ATGGATGAAGAGCACTGGTTGAGCCATGAAAATGCCTGCTGGCCCAGAACCCACTCGAGCCTGAAATACGACCGGTTCACGCACTACAACGTTGGTCCAAGAAGATCAAAAGCTCCCATTTGGAGGCAGATTTGGAGGAAGTTCAggaaagagaagaagaggatCTTTGGTTGTTCTAACTCAATGAGGTTCACCTATGATCCACATTCTTACTCACAAAACTTTGATCAAGGCCCTCTTTCGGCCGATGATCATCACGTTCTTTTGACATCCTTCTCCGCTCGTTTTGCCGTTCCATCAAGAATCTTTGATAACCCTAGATTCATGGTTTAG
- the LOC125214994 gene encoding protein ROLLING AND ERECT LEAF 2-like, protein MGCTQSKIENEETVNRCKERKQYMERAVTARNKFAAAHSAHVMSLKNTGAALSDFAQGEAIYPSSTAAASPSAAIGSAAPPPPPPLPHAYENFAPPPPPPLDSFPNNSPLQRAATMPEFVIPRPGNNHNHEDPIMEEENEEDDELESSHSLKRRSKSSKSAGGGGISPPEDAQDKVLHQQRPPPPPSNSMSWDYFFGTDSIPGPTLADVEENSVERQEMERNMLAERARRKEMEEIAKAASKAEAVEKVSDLPPQPPPPEAAMAAVMAGKRAKQVVLPAEGKKKSAANVSLVQIFVDLDDCFLKASESAHDVSRMLEATRLHYHSNFADKRGNINHSERVMRVITWNRSFRGLANPDDGLDDFDSEEHETHATVLDKMLAWEKKLYDEVKAGEQMKLEYQRKVASLNKLKKRSSNTDGLERMKASVSHLHTRYIVDMQSMDSTVSEINRLRDEQLYPKLVALVDAMATMWETIRRHNENQSKIVQALRYLDISQAPKETTEHHHERTRQLGGVVQEWFTNFSELMDQQKEYIKALNFWLKLNLVPIDTNWKEKVSSPGRPQNPPIQTLLQAWQEYLDKLPDEPARATINNFAATIKTIWQYQVEELDYKNKCAEARKDLIRKTREFESWYNKQMQKRSPADDMDPERAMDQNHIADRQLAVEAAKQKLEDAEEYYQKQCIHVRDKSLMSLKSQLPELFRALSDFSLVSSDMYSHLSGIAHSRSRNGVS, encoded by the exons ATGGGTTGCACGCAGTCGAAGATCGAAAACGAAGAGACTGTCAACCGATGCAAGGAGCGCAAGCAGTACATGGAGCGCGCCGTCACGGCGAGGAACAAGTTCGCCGCCGCGCATTCTGCTCACGTCATGTCCTTGAAGAATACCGGCGCCGCCCTCAGCGACTTCGCCCAGGGCGAGGCAATTTACCCCTCCTCCACTGCCGCCGCTTCGCCCTCCGCCGCAATCGGGAGTGCCGCCCCGCCTCCGCCCCCTCCCCTGCCTCACGCTTACGAGAATTTCGCTCCTCCGCCACCTCCGCCGCTCGATTCGTTCCCAAACAATTCGCCGCTCCAGCGCGCCGCTACCATGCCGGAATTCGTGATCCCCCGCCCCGGAAACAATCACAATCACGAGGATCCAATAATGGAGGAAGAAAACGAAGAGGATGACGAATTGGAGAGTAGCCATAGCTTGAAACGGCGTAGTAAGAGTAGTAAGAGTGCCGGTGGAGGTGGAATCTCACCTCCTGAAGATGCACAAGACAAGGTTTTGCATCAGCAGCGGCCGCCTCCTCCGCCCTCGAATTCGATGTCTTGGGATTACTTTTTCGGAACTGACAGCATTCCAGGACCGACGCTAGCGGATGTGGAGGAGAACAGTGTTGAGAGACAGGAGATGGAAAGGAATATGCTTGCGGAAAGGGCaagaagaaaggaaatggAGGAAATAGCGAAGGCTGCTTCCAAAGCAGAGGCGGTGGAGAAGGTGAGTGATCTTCCTCCACAGCCACCGCCACCAGAGGCTGCAATGGCGGCAGTAATGGCTGGGAAGAGAGCTAAACAAGTGGTTCTTCCGGCTgagggaaagaaaaagagcGCGGCTAACGTGAGCCTCGTTCAGATATTTGTTGATCTTGATGATTGTTTTCTTAAGGCTTCTGAAAGTGCACATGATGTTTCTCGGATGCTCGAGGCAACTCGCTTGCATTATCACTCAAATTTTGCCGATAAAAGAG GGAATATTAATCATTCAGAAAGAGTGATGCGTGTTATTACTTGGAATCGGTCCTTTAGAGGTTTGGCAAATCCTGATGATGGATTAGATGATTTTGATTCGGAGGAGCATGAAACTCATGCAACAGTGTTGGACAAGATGCTGGCATGGGAGAAAAAGCTTTATGATGAAGTGAAG GCAGGAGAACAGATGAAACTTGAATATCAAAGAAAGGTGGCCTCATTGAATAAGTTAAAGAAACGCAGTTCAAACACAGATGGATTGGAGAGAATGAAGGCATCGGTTAGCCATCTGCATACTAGATATATAGTCGACATGCAGTCCATGGATTCCACTGTTTCAGAAATTAATCGTCTACGTGATGAACAACTCTATCCAAAACTTGTTGCCCTTGTTGATGC gaTGGCTACAATGTGGGAGACAATCAGAAGACACAATGAGAACCAATCCAAGATTGTTCAAGCATTGAGGTATCTCGACATCTCCCAAGCCCCAAAAGAAACGACTGAACACCACCATGAGCGCACGCGCCAGTTAGGTGGTGTGGTTCAGGAATGGTTTACAAATTTCAGTGAACTCATGGACCAGCAAAAGGAATATATCAAAGCACTCAACTTCTGGTTGAAGCTAAACCTCGTTCCAATAGACACAAACTGGAAGGAGAAAGTCTCATCTCCCGGCCGACCTCAAAACCCCCCTATTCAGACGCTCCTCCAAGCCTGGCAAGAATACCTAGACAAGCTCCCCGATGAGCCAGCAAGAGCGACCATCAACAACTTTGCAGCCACAATAAAGACTATATGGCAGTATCAAGTGGAGGAGCTCGACTACAAAAACAAATGTGCAGAAGCCAGAAAGGACCTCATCAGAAAAACCCGAGAATTTGAGAGTTGGTACAACAAGCAAATGCAGAAGAGATCACCCGCTGATGACATGGATCCAGAGAGGGCAATGGATCAGAATCACATTGCTGATAGGCAGCTCGCAGTTGAAGCTGCAAAGCAGAAATTGGAGGACGCGGAAGAATATTATCAGAAGCAATGCATTCATGTTAGAGATAAGTCCCTCATGAGTCTGAAGAGCCAATTGCCCGAACTCTTTAGGGCGCTGTCTGATTTTTCTCTCGTCTCCTCGGATATGTACAGTCATTTGAGTGGCATTGCGCATTCGCGCAGCAGGAATGGGGTATCCTAA
- the LOC125209909 gene encoding uncharacterized protein LOC125209909, which yields MILEVVADHRLWIRHAYFGVAGSNNDINVLNSSTLFADQCRGRGPAIQFTANGRTHHMGYYLADGIYPRWPVFLKTISCSIGKRGVLFAAKQESAWKDVERAFGVLQSRWAIVKGPTRLWYKEVIADVMYACIIMHNMIVEQERDHVTNWVDDEAGSSSSTATSPVTRGLPTGFGVVLERQASMRNQQDHTQFMTDMIEEVWTRNRRR from the coding sequence atgatcctAGAAGTCGTCGCTGACCACCGCCTCTGGATCCGGCATGCCTACTTTggtgtagccgggtcgaacaacgacatcaacgtcctcaactcgtccacCCTATTCGCCGATCAGTGCAGGGGTCGCGGTCCGGCCATTCAGTTCACTGCCAACGGCCGCACAcatcatatggggtactacttggccgatggcatataccctaggtggcctgtTTTTTTGAAGACGATCAGCTGCTCAATTGGTAAGAGGGGAGTCTTGTTTGCGGCAAAGCAGGAGTCCGCGtggaaggatgtggagcgggcttttggggtgctccaatcgcggtgGGCAATCGTGAAAGGTCCGACGCGTTTATGGTACAAGGAAGTCATCGCCGacgtcatgtatgcgtgcatcatcatgcataacatgatagtcgaacaagAACGTGACCATGTCACCAATTGGGTGGATGATGAAGCCGGATCTAGCTCCAGCACGGCGACCTCGCCGGTCACTCGAGGATTACCGACTGGCTTCGGTGTGGTTCTAGAGCGACAAGCCTCAATGCGCAACCAACAAGACCATACTCAGTTCATGaccgacatgattgaagaagtttggaccCGCAACCGCCGCCGTTGA
- the LOC125209910 gene encoding transcription repressor OFP14-like — MSSPFPKSLKNYFSKITSPSKQSPLRRRKSPSITAGDGGDLSDVDKSLFEDFGSLYREEYEEGSSLPLNSPRPLRGSGRFFVETGSSRSSRITDDTFSSSAASSTSEEQAGGDLAAEDFLVLHMEAPDPYDAFRQSMLEMVEARIDLNRSVDWKFLEELLFCYFDMNKKKSRRHILRAFVDVVVFLRQISGDSQESLPPVDDGELDEEM, encoded by the coding sequence atgtcatcgCCATTCCCAAAATCGCTGAAAAACTACTTCTCAAAAATCACAAGCCCTAGCAAACAATCCCCCCTGAGACGGCGGAAATCGCCGTCGATAACTGCCGGAGACGGCGGAGATCTGTCGGATGTCGACAAAAGCCTATTCGAGGATTTCGGATCGCTCTACCGAGAGGAGTACGAAGAAGGAAGCTCGCTTCCGCTGAACTCGCCGCGGCCTCTCCGCGGATCGGGGCGGTTTTTCGTGGAGACCGGATCGTCGAGGAGTTCGCGGATAACCGACGACACGTTCTCCTCCTCCGCGGCCTCGTCGACGTCGGAGGAGCAGGCGGGCGGGGACTTGGCGGCGGAGGATTTCTTGGTGCTGCATATGGAGGCGCCGGATCCGTACGATGCTTTCCGGCAGTCGATGCTGGAGATGGTGGAGGCGAGGATCGATCTTAATCGGAGCGTGGATTGGAAGTTTCTAGAAGAGCTGCTGTTTTGCTATTTCGACatgaataaaaagaaatcGCGTAGGCATATTTTGCGTGCTTTCGTTGATGTGGTCGTGTTTTTGAGACAGATCTCCGGTGATTCTCAGGAAAGTCTGCCGCCGGTGGACGACGGAGAGTTGGATGAGGAGATGTAA
- the LOC125212075 gene encoding methyltransferase-like protein 22 isoform X1 has translation MEGGESVAPPVAAEEGGDLEEEQVMSEVHLGCPPNHSGPHISRFTISLPPQVEEIDDRMNLVRGKVYEVDGDGDLVVTRRRKPLKDSFVIFIQHSITSSIPRVGLQVWRAELVLADFVLHMTYNKSSGFDGVVAIELGSGTGLVGMLLARAANTVFITDKGDEVLENCAKNVNLNAGNFHHEASIYVRELDWNHPWPPVVVVDPPSKQSFDWISSELEKLQSASLLLAADVIYSDDLTDAFFSCLEAIISSSSEKVLFLALEKRYNFSIDDLDVVANGYSHFRSYLKVEEEEGDALENEFPQRFVGRPINLEEIPQYVHEYERGNDVEIWKIRYAGPKR, from the exons atggaagGCGGAGAAAGCGTAGCGCCGCCGGTAGCGGCGGAAGAAGGCGGCGATTTAGAGGAGGAGCAAGTAATGAGTGAGGTTCACCTGGGGTGCCCACCGAATCACTCTGGCCCTCACATTTCCCGCTTCACCATCTCTCTTCCACCTC AAGTTGAAGAGATTGACGATCGTATGAATTTAGTGCGTGGGAAAGTCTATGAAGttgatggagatggagatttGGTTGTAACTCGAAGACGGA AACCTTTGAAGGATTCTTTTGTTATCTTTATACAGCATAGCATCACTTCTTCAATACCAAGAGTTGGGCTCCAG GTTTGGAGAGCAGAATTGGTTCTAGCTGACTTTGTGCTGCATATGACATATAATAAGTCATCCGGTTTTGATGGGGTTGTTGCAATCGAGCTTGGTTCTGGCACTG GGTTAGTCGGAATGTTACTTGCCCGTGCTGCTAATACTGTATTCATAACTG ATAAGGGTGATGAAGTACTTGAAAACTGTGCCAAGAATGTTAATCTTAATGCTGGAAACTTCCACCACGAGGCTTCTATCTATGTACGTGAACTGGATTGGAACCATCCCTGGCCACCAGTGGTTGTGGTAGATCCTCCATCTAAACAGAG CTTTGATTGGATCTCATCAGAGCTGGAAAAGCTTCAGAGTGCTTCTTTGCTCTTAGCTGCTGATGTTATCTACAGTGACGACTTAACTGATGCCTTCTTCAGTTGTTTAGAAGCAATCATATCCAGTAGTTCAGAAAAG gTGCTATTCCTTGCTCTGGAGAAGCGATACAACTTCTCCATCGATGATCTTGATGTTGTTGCAAATGGCTACTCACACTTTCGAAGTTATCTTAAAGTCGAGGAAG AGGAGGGGGATGCTCTTGAAAATGAATTTCCACAGAGATTTGTCGGTAGGCCGATAAACCTGGAAGAGATTCCTCAGTACGTTCATGAGTACGAACGGGGAAACGACGTAGAGATTTGGAAGATTAGATATGCTGGGCCCAAGCGTTGA